The window GGCTCGAATGGCTGACGATTTGGTCGAGAGCCCACCGGCTGTGGGGGCTCAGGTTCGACGACGCCTGCCGTGAAAATTTCGGGAAGGATAACACGGTTTGCCCTCGGCGCAGAGGACCGGGGATCGGATCAAAATCGATTCGCCGAGAACTCTTGGTAGGATCCACCTTGCAGCCCCAGATTGGCGGCAAATTCGTCGGTAGGACGAATGTTCACATCGCGATGATCATTTCCAGAAACTCGTGTTCCGTCATGATTCTCAGGGGGGCTCCTTCGGCTGCCAGCTGTCGAGCGGTCGCCTCTTTGACGCTCATCGTGCGACTTGCCTGAACCGTTCGCGAATCGGGGTCACCGACGACGACCAAGTCCGTTTTTCGCGAAACGCTGGATTGGCACTTTCCTCCGCAACGAGATGTCAGCATTTCAGCTTCCTCCCGCTGCAGCTTTTGAAGCACCCCGGTGAAGACCACTTTGCGTCCCTCGAGCGGTCGAATGAAGTCGGCACGAATCATCAATCGCTGCAAATCCACGCCGCTGTCGCTGATCCCGCAGGGACGGGGCGGCTCGATGGCGAACGAGGCGGATCCGGCCGTCGAGTTCGAAATGGTGGAACTAGTCATCGTCGATCCAGCGATCGCGACTTCGGGAGCCCGTGACGGCGAGCGACGCGGGGAAGATTTTCGTCGGGTCGATGCACGCCTGGACGTTGGCCCTTTCTTTCCCCAAGCACCTGCACTGCCCCGAGACAAGGAAAGCTTCGATTCCAAAGTCTCCAGGCTGGTCGCCCCCGAGTCTTCCGCCGCGGCCAAAGCGATCTTGGCACAAGCGATCGAATCTTCCAGAGCATCGTGGTGGCGGAACCGAATGCCCAACCAATCCGACAGTGGTTTCAACCCAAAGCGAGGTTGCTGGGGCCAAGTCCGACGGGCGATCGCTCGCGTGCAACTGTATTGCATGTCGGGAACAGGATGGTCGTGCGATTCCAAACAAGCCATCAACACGCCGAGGTCAAAGCTGGCGTTGTGAGCGATCAAGCAATCATCGCCGAGCGTGGATTGGATCTCCGGCCACAACTCGCCGAACTCGGGTTCCTCCCGCACCATCCCGGGAGTGATGCCGTGGATCTGAATGTTGGCGGGTGAAAACACAAACGGTCGCGGGCGAATCAGCCAGCACGCCGAATCAACGATCTCTCCGCCGCGAACGCGAACCGCCGCCAATTGACAGGCACTGTCTGAGCGACGCGTCGCCGTTTCAAAATCGATCGCGGTGAAATCCATGACGCATTTCTAAGTCGGCTCGCTTTGACTTGTCAAACCCTGTGCGAAACGTTTGCTATTGGCGTTCTGATAGCGAATGCAATTTTTCTTCCGGTTTCTGTCTTTCTTCATCCCGGTAGGGATTTCAGATGGTAGCCGGGGGTTGCTGCGTAGCAGCGTACCCCTGGAAAACGAGCCCCAGAAAAACTCTCCATCCCGCCGTGGCCAAAGGCCACGGCGGGATGGAGAGTGGCGGCGTGGGGGCGTGTCCATCGGTGGCGCTATCGCTTACCGACGGCTACCATCCGGCATCCCTACCGGGATGAAAACCTGCGCAAACGCATGGCCACCACAAGCCCAAACATTTCGTAGTCCAGGCGAACGCCTTGACGGCTCAATCAATCAACACTCTCGAAAGAACCGAATTCATCAAGCCAGGATGTCGTGGATGACGTGGGCTTCTTCCACGCCAGTCAATCGTTGATCGAGGCCGAGGAACGGGAACGTCAACCGTTCGTGATCGATTCCCAATTGGTGCAAAATCGTTGCGTTGAAATCTCGCACGTGGACTGGGTTTTCAACGACGTTGTAACTGAAGTCATCGGTGACGCCGTGCGTGATGCCGCCTTTGACACCACCGCCGGCCATCCAAGTCGTGAAGCAACGTGGATGGTGATCGCGTCCATAATCCTTGTGCGTCAGTTTGCCCTGGCAATACGTCGTGCGTCCAAATTCTCCCGCGAAAACGACCAGGGTGTCATCGAGCATTCCGCGTTGCCGCAAATCGCGAATCAAGGCGGCACATGGTTGATCAACATCGTAAGCTTGGCCACGAATCTTCTTCGGCAAGTGTGAATGGTGATCCCATCCGCGGTGAAACAGTTGCACAAATCGAACGTCGCGTTCGACCATTCGGCGTGCCATCAAGCAGTTGCGAGCGAACGAGCCGCTCTTGTGGACTTCCGGGCCGTACATCGCCAACGTGTCTTCGGTCTCTTGGCTCAAGTCGGTCAGTTCCGGCACCGAGGCTTGCATTCGAAACGCCATCTCTTGTTGAGCGATGGTCGTCAGGATTTCTGGGTCACCGATTTGCTGCATGTGTTGGCGATTCAAATCCGTGACCAAGTCCAGCATCTTTTGTCGGCTTTCGCGGTTCACACCTTCCGGATTGGAAAGGAACAAAACCGGATCACCGGAAGGTTGGAACGAGACGCCTTGGTGTTTGGACGGCAGATAACCGGATCCCCACAATCGACTGTAGAGAGCTTGGATGTTGGCTTTGTCGCCGCTCCAGAAGGCGGAGTTAAGCACGATGAAGTCGGGCAGGTTTTCGTTCATCCGACCCAGGCCGTAGCTCAGCCAAGAACCCAAGCTCGCTTTGCCGGGGATTTCCGATCCGGTGCAGAACAGCGTTTTGCCCGGGTCGTGATTGATCGCGTCCGTGTGCGTGGATCGAATCAAGCAAATGTCATCGATCACGGTTCCGAGGTGAGGCAACAGTTCGCTGAGATGGATCCCGTTTTCGCCATGCCGCGAAAATTCGAACATCGATGGCGCGATGATTTGTTTCGTGCCGCGAGTCATC of the Rhodopirellula baltica SH 1 genome contains:
- a CDS encoding exonuclease domain-containing protein; the encoded protein is MDFTAIDFETATRRSDSACQLAAVRVRGGEIVDSACWLIRPRPFVFSPANIQIHGITPGMVREEPEFGELWPEIQSTLGDDCLIAHNASFDLGVLMACLESHDHPVPDMQYSCTRAIARRTWPQQPRFGLKPLSDWLGIRFRHHDALEDSIACAKIALAAAEDSGATSLETLESKLSLSRGSAGAWGKKGPTSRRASTRRKSSPRRSPSRAPEVAIAGSTMTSSTISNSTAGSASFAIEPPRPCGISDSGVDLQRLMIRADFIRPLEGRKVVFTGVLQKLQREEAEMLTSRCGGKCQSSVSRKTDLVVVGDPDSRTVQASRTMSVKEATARQLAAEGAPLRIMTEHEFLEMIIAM
- a CDS encoding DUF1501 domain-containing protein — translated: MNTSQNAAFQTLANLSGRRQFLQQSGMGLGATALGSIVARANANEAKSIDKQATDLKAGELEGLHFPAKAKRVIFLFMAGAPSQMDLFDYKPELAKQFKQPLPPSVSNGQRVTAMTRGTKQIIAPSMFEFSRHGENGIHLSELLPHLGTVIDDICLIRSTHTDAINHDPGKTLFCTGSEIPGKASLGSWLSYGLGRMNENLPDFIVLNSAFWSGDKANIQALYSRLWGSGYLPSKHQGVSFQPSGDPVLFLSNPEGVNRESRQKMLDLVTDLNRQHMQQIGDPEILTTIAQQEMAFRMQASVPELTDLSQETEDTLAMYGPEVHKSGSFARNCLMARRMVERDVRFVQLFHRGWDHHSHLPKKIRGQAYDVDQPCAALIRDLRQRGMLDDTLVVFAGEFGRTTYCQGKLTHKDYGRDHHPRCFTTWMAGGGVKGGITHGVTDDFSYNVVENPVHVRDFNATILHQLGIDHERLTFPFLGLDQRLTGVEEAHVIHDILA